A window of Cohnella herbarum contains these coding sequences:
- a CDS encoding substrate-binding domain-containing protein: MRKASIVWTIMSLLLLPACFGGTRNDASTAGPTPVASVPAEQATTRPIRLGFTVLGSFEFTDMIKDKLEAEVASRENIVLFSYEGQANAEQQLADVKDMIAKDVDVIILNPVNAAKSDVAVKMAVDAGIPVVGINTIPDTDLLTTYVGSNDIQAGEIQMQFIAESLGGEGNIVILRGLPEQSSQIQRARGILNVLDKYPNIRVLEDETAKWSRNDAYELMKKWHEQYGSKIDAVVSHNDGMALGALDYLKEAGIRIPVIGVDAIPDALQAVKDGELTATVFQDALGQAKMAVNLAINIAQNGQVAKSYFIPYRLVTQENVDYFSAIR; this comes from the coding sequence ATGCGGAAGGCATCTATTGTATGGACGATCATGAGCTTATTGCTGCTTCCCGCTTGCTTCGGCGGAACAAGGAACGATGCATCCACAGCCGGTCCGACGCCCGTAGCGAGCGTTCCCGCGGAGCAAGCGACGACTCGTCCGATCAGGCTAGGCTTTACGGTACTCGGCAGCTTCGAGTTTACGGATATGATTAAAGACAAATTAGAGGCGGAAGTCGCTTCGCGGGAAAATATCGTATTGTTCTCTTACGAGGGTCAAGCGAACGCGGAGCAGCAGCTTGCGGACGTCAAAGATATGATCGCCAAGGACGTCGACGTCATCATCCTGAATCCGGTTAACGCCGCGAAGTCCGACGTCGCGGTTAAGATGGCCGTGGACGCAGGTATCCCCGTCGTCGGAATCAACACGATTCCGGATACCGATCTTCTTACGACCTACGTAGGATCCAACGATATTCAAGCCGGGGAAATTCAAATGCAATTCATTGCGGAGAGCTTGGGCGGGGAAGGAAACATCGTCATTCTAAGGGGCTTGCCGGAGCAATCGTCCCAAATCCAGCGGGCCAGGGGGATTCTGAACGTCCTCGATAAATACCCGAATATCCGCGTACTCGAAGACGAAACGGCTAAATGGTCAAGGAACGACGCTTATGAACTCATGAAAAAGTGGCACGAACAATACGGTTCCAAGATCGACGCCGTCGTTTCCCATAACGACGGAATGGCGCTCGGCGCGCTGGATTACTTGAAGGAGGCCGGAATCCGGATACCTGTCATCGGCGTGGATGCGATACCCGACGCCTTGCAGGCGGTCAAAGACGGAGAGCTGACGGCAACCGTGTTCCAAGACGCTCTCGGGCAAGCCAAAATGGCCGTTAACCTGGCGATTAACATCGCGCAGAACGGCCAAGTGGCGAAAAGCTATTTTATCCCCTACCGGCTAGTGACCCAAGAAAACGTCGATTACTTCAGCGCCATCCGCTAA